GCCAGGTAACCAATGCCAATCAGATCAGCGGCAGCCTGATGGTTTCGGTAACCGATATATTGCCCAATGGCTATATGGCAGTGGCCGGCGAAAAAGCCGTGGCAGCCAGCGGCAATACCACGCTGCTGCGGTTTTCCGGCATTGTGAACAAGCGCGATATCAAGGTAGGTAATGTCGTATCTTCCAACGACGTGGGTGATGCACGCATCGAGCAGATCGTGAATGGGGTAGCCAGCGAAGTGGCCTCACGCACTGCAGCCCAGAACTTCTTTGCCGGGCTGATCAATTTCTGGTAGTCGTTGCAGCCCGTTTGGCTACATCTTGTTCAAAACGGGTTGCCCCGTTGGCGGCCTCTCCGCTGCCTGCCTGCCATTGCGTCATGTTCTCGGCAGAGAACATCTTGCCCAGCAAGGGTGACAGTTTCTTCCCCGTTGAACTCCACTTGTCATAGGCCATGCCATCCAGCTTATAGGCTGCATTGGCCAATACCTTGCCATTCTTTTTCAATAGCAGATTAATGTCGGTGATATAGGGCCGCAATTCATCGCTGAACATGGGCGAGCCCCACTGCGTCAATACCGTGTAATACAGCAGGGCATCACAATTGGCCGGCGCATTACCAACGGCATAAATCCGGCTTTCCAATTCCCGCTCGCGCAGCTGCTTTTGCAATTCGGGAATGAAGTCCGGCACAATTACACTGGAATTAAGCTCGACACAGATATCGTGTAGCTCTTCATGGGGATGTGC
The sequence above is drawn from the Aquitalea denitrificans genome and encodes:
- a CDS encoding cell division protein FtsI, with protein sequence MKYLLRFMIAPAALTLSACTLITSPIVAGVQLASTAVTSVANMAPNTSTNGMAHPHEELHDICVELNSSVIVPDFIPELQKQLRERELESRIYAVGNAPANCDALLYYTVLTQWGSPMFSDELRPYITDINLLLKKNGKVLANAAYKLDGMAYDKWSSTGKKLSPLLGKMFSAENMTQWQAGSGEAANGATRFEQDVAKRAATTTRN